From Campylobacter suis, a single genomic window includes:
- a CDS encoding GNAT family N-acetyltransferase → MIIRQAVKSDTHAIISLINELAEYEKMANEVCIDEVVFSEHLFEKRLAQALVACDEKGEVVGYAIYFHSFSTFLGRAGIYLEDLYIKPEFRGRGTGLALIKELAKICEKEGFGRLEWECLDWNEPSIKFYESLGAKRQSGWLKFRMIEDEISKLSK, encoded by the coding sequence ATGATAATACGACAAGCAGTAAAATCAGACACACATGCGATCATCTCGCTTATAAACGAGCTTGCAGAGTATGAAAAAATGGCAAACGAGGTTTGTATAGATGAGGTAGTTTTTAGTGAGCATTTGTTTGAAAAAAGGCTTGCACAAGCCCTTGTAGCATGTGATGAAAAGGGCGAAGTAGTGGGGTATGCTATCTATTTTCACTCATTTTCCACATTTTTAGGAAGGGCTGGAATTTATCTTGAAGATCTATATATAAAGCCTGAATTTCGCGGTCGTGGCACAGGGCTAGCACTTATAAAAGAGCTTGCTAAAATTTGCGAAAAAGAGGGTTTTGGGAGACTTGAGTGGGAGTGTCTTGACTGGAATGAGCCTAGTATTAAATTTTACGAAAGTCTTGGAGCAAAACGCCAAAGTGGCTGGCTAAAATTTCGTATGATAGAAGATGAAATTTCTAAACTATCAAAGTAG
- a CDS encoding OmpP1/FadL family transporter, protein MVKKLGLSLVLASTLVYGAGYKIPEQSSDSLGLLASNVAWSFGADAAYFNPANMMFLDPRHHFEQNVGWFHISEVDFKADDGKTYTSNNFDSLATTFNFVSPEYYANWRFGLALAVPAALGMAWDDLKAAFTAKRFKLQVVELNPTLAYRITDGLAVAAGVRGVYSKGRVASDFGPRGQRDLTGDSIDFGYNVALTYRPIENLSFSATYRSKVDLTVKGDAKSNFIDKRANYNGKVRVEIPLPAQLVLAAAYNYQDFTLLLAYERTYWSKFKGYDFEYPDGKYKSNQLFIGLMDNPSERKYKDNNTYRLGLAYKATQKLRLMAGFTYDEDVSDSKNTGFELPNTTSRAYSLGLNYNVTDDLELGLGYVYQDRSSKRAEGIPVEIGKTVSGEFKSTNIQIVGVGLKYKF, encoded by the coding sequence ATGGTTAAAAAGCTTGGACTGAGCTTAGTTTTAGCAAGTACGCTAGTTTATGGCGCGGGATATAAAATTCCAGAGCAAAGCTCTGATTCGTTAGGGCTTTTAGCAAGCAATGTGGCGTGGAGCTTTGGTGCCGATGCGGCATATTTTAACCCCGCAAATATGATGTTTTTAGATCCTCGCCACCACTTTGAACAAAATGTGGGTTGGTTTCATATAAGTGAAGTTGACTTTAAAGCCGATGATGGCAAAACATACACTTCAAATAACTTTGACTCTCTAGCAACAACATTTAACTTTGTATCACCAGAGTACTATGCTAACTGGCGTTTTGGTCTAGCTCTTGCTGTGCCTGCTGCGCTTGGTATGGCTTGGGATGACCTAAAAGCAGCTTTTACGGCTAAGCGCTTTAAGCTTCAAGTTGTTGAGCTCAACCCAACACTAGCATACCGTATCACTGACGGTTTGGCTGTTGCGGCTGGTGTTAGGGGTGTTTATAGTAAAGGTAGAGTAGCAAGTGACTTTGGCCCAAGAGGTCAGCGCGACCTAACTGGAGACAGCATAGACTTTGGTTATAATGTTGCACTAACTTATAGACCGATAGAAAATTTATCATTTTCAGCTACATATCGCTCAAAGGTAGATCTGACTGTTAAGGGTGATGCTAAGTCAAATTTTATAGACAAACGAGCAAATTACAACGGCAAAGTTAGAGTAGAGATACCGCTACCTGCGCAACTTGTCTTAGCAGCAGCATACAACTACCAAGACTTTACACTTTTGCTAGCTTATGAGCGAACATATTGGTCAAAATTTAAAGGCTATGACTTTGAATATCCAGATGGAAAATACAAGTCAAATCAACTCTTTATTGGTTTAATGGACAATCCAAGTGAGAGAAAATACAAAGACAACAACACATATCGCCTAGGCTTAGCATATAAAGCAACTCAAAAGCTAAGACTCATGGCTGGTTTTACATATGATGAAGATGTTTCAGATTCTAAAAATACTGGCTTTGAGCTACCAAACACAACATCTCGCGCATACTCGCTTGGCTTAAACTATAATGTTACAGATGACCTTGAGCTAGGACTTGGCTATGTTTATCAAGATAGGAGCTCAAAAAGAGCCGAGGGTATACCTGTCGAGATTGGAAAAACTGTTTCAGGCGAATTTAAAAGCACAAATATACAAATCGTAGGCGTAGGCTTAAAGTATAAATTTTAA
- a CDS encoding retention module-containing protein, protein MAPQVGIVKEVTGGVIAIDSTGKQRVLMAGDALFLGEVVKTHSGAKAILSMDNGESIALDQNDIMTIDQSSSSNVSFGDDSITSELAELQKAILAGEDLTQLEETAAGGVATAGGGEGTAMLNESYFAQGGSESNVYADGRDLGNNGFVSATPIQPIGTGSDTESGTGETDVSPQPDPETIEEGISQDWINENEPEVIEEGIEEDWVEENNPETIEGFVNKFESLQPTLNFAADINNDGTINKTEHEDATNSRLLVVSVPKEIENGDKLFIDVSVTDGLQTQIELTYENASFTDKEGNKYRVYNETQNEITTDKKFVPIENLKIADEQTAKATAYYQDKVGNESQKGTDTATFDTTAPTVDVESNRDGSVDVKLPSDTDAKTLKISYTDESGKIHEATYTNNNGIWVKDRSNTDKNLPKESSKNSDGEQVIKLGDAATKAGTEVSATATDTAGNVGSDKDTALALLTAPTITYEEGGNKDNILTRQESSADGVQTKEHIGRITLEKLDKISVSIFEGEHEITSRDWQNGGATKEQAASDGDINNATARIKLPQNMVTGDVIKILIDDNFKGVKIPVEVKVVKNADNTFSFTETTDTGKVGIVENVAVKDGFVSLDVKEIPTHSRDDSAPVVGGGYTTQVKVELIGLGGDEKREAKVEHQIMKDIVEVHVAYNNADDNGVLSIAKNLSDGSDLRTTKATITLPVVANVGDKVDVSFKIDGDEIQTASISIKGGDTKETALQISFAEISYEKDGIVKTQIVPAIPGGRGKPFFFEIDAPVEPGKSATTDITYTGSNQFIKHDIDTASIDVQGLSAPIITEVSDDVAGGVENSQVLRDGGLTNDNTPSIKGTADANSVVNIYDNGTIIGSTQASSDGKFVFTPSSALSDGLHKFTATAFVGGVMSEISNAYSVNVDTKVDFELEAEQSSKDINGNYTKVVTINPQEKEALSIVLKDEANPNAIISKPIMQTDGSYKITIDYGKTAPNAGKISATATDMAGNTNSTEVITQKTTKTIKVEPSQLGFSSSSYVYKLSGEHLANISGINIDAEYGEYVDKGGIRAIQRVIDSKHISPSSDLSGNKFSDARVVYDQDVKNAGESEGLIVDKAFVMKGHINVENGSNTLYVKASVTDSVIVVKIDDTYVTNYASKPFGSDTYTVDLTKFGIDMSSGLHSVEILIGVPSAQYDRLTGDKEISVGLIDSDGSKVTFGQKSSAMNLSNVFDETLDVSSIPENATFDDKTKSFVYESSDTSAQSAKTTDPLAADDNANTINGSEKDEYIDAKAGIDRLFGGDGDDSILYDENDELIDGGSGHDKLMASDKGTINLDKVAEHSKNIEEVDVSGGNSTTININLTDVVALTDENNKLKITGDEGDKVDFKDSGWKKGQSTADGYDIYTNSNDTSIIIEIKQGVDVDL, encoded by the coding sequence ATGGCACCACAAGTAGGTATAGTAAAAGAGGTGACAGGAGGCGTTATAGCCATAGACTCTACAGGGAAGCAAAGAGTTTTAATGGCTGGAGATGCATTGTTTTTAGGCGAAGTTGTAAAAACGCATTCGGGTGCAAAGGCTATATTATCAATGGATAATGGCGAAAGCATAGCATTGGATCAAAACGATATTATGACGATAGATCAAAGCAGCTCAAGCAATGTTAGCTTTGGTGATGATAGCATTACTTCAGAGCTGGCAGAACTTCAAAAGGCGATCTTGGCAGGAGAGGATTTAACCCAACTAGAAGAGACAGCGGCAGGCGGTGTTGCAACTGCTGGTGGCGGCGAAGGTACTGCTATGTTAAATGAGAGCTACTTTGCGCAAGGTGGCAGTGAATCAAATGTATATGCAGATGGTAGAGATTTGGGCAATAATGGCTTTGTGTCCGCAACACCTATACAACCTATAGGAACTGGTAGTGACACTGAAAGTGGCACTGGTGAAACAGATGTTTCACCTCAACCAGATCCTGAAACAATAGAAGAGGGTATAAGTCAAGATTGGATAAATGAGAACGAACCAGAAGTAATCGAAGAAGGTATAGAAGAAGATTGGGTTGAAGAAAATAATCCTGAAACAATAGAAGGTTTTGTAAATAAATTTGAAAGCCTGCAACCAACGCTAAATTTTGCTGCCGATATAAATAACGATGGCACGATAAACAAAACTGAGCATGAAGATGCGACAAATAGCAGGCTTTTAGTTGTTTCGGTGCCTAAAGAGATTGAAAATGGCGATAAGTTGTTTATTGATGTTAGTGTCACTGATGGCTTACAAACACAAATCGAACTAACATATGAAAATGCAAGCTTTACCGATAAAGAAGGTAACAAATATAGAGTCTATAACGAAACTCAAAATGAAATTACCACAGATAAAAAATTTGTTCCTATTGAAAATTTAAAAATAGCCGATGAACAAACCGCAAAAGCGACTGCTTATTATCAAGATAAGGTTGGTAATGAAAGTCAAAAAGGAACCGATACAGCTACATTTGATACAACTGCTCCAACAGTTGATGTAGAGTCAAATCGCGATGGTAGCGTAGATGTAAAACTCCCAAGTGACACAGATGCAAAGACATTAAAAATTTCATATACAGACGAGAGTGGAAAAATTCATGAAGCAACATATACTAACAATAACGGTATCTGGGTAAAAGATAGATCAAATACCGATAAAAATTTACCAAAAGAGTCATCAAAAAATTCTGATGGCGAACAGGTTATAAAGCTTGGTGATGCCGCTACAAAAGCTGGCACAGAAGTTAGCGCAACTGCCACTGATACAGCTGGAAATGTTGGTTCAGATAAAGACACAGCCCTTGCTTTATTGACAGCTCCAACCATCACTTATGAAGAGGGAGGAAATAAAGATAACATACTAACAAGGCAGGAGTCTTCGGCTGATGGTGTGCAGACAAAAGAGCATATAGGGCGGATAACGCTTGAAAAGCTGGATAAAATTTCTGTTTCTATCTTTGAAGGAGAGCATGAGATCACTAGCCGTGACTGGCAAAATGGCGGCGCCACAAAAGAACAAGCTGCAAGTGATGGCGATATAAATAACGCAACAGCCAGGATAAAACTACCACAAAATATGGTAACTGGTGATGTGATTAAAATTTTAATAGATGATAACTTTAAAGGTGTAAAAATTCCTGTTGAAGTTAAGGTTGTAAAAAATGCAGATAATACATTTAGTTTTACAGAAACGACAGATACTGGTAAAGTTGGCATTGTAGAAAATGTAGCTGTGAAAGATGGCTTTGTGTCGCTAGATGTAAAAGAAATTCCTACACACTCTCGCGATGACTCAGCGCCTGTTGTTGGTGGCGGATACACTACGCAGGTTAAGGTTGAATTAATCGGGCTTGGCGGAGATGAAAAAAGAGAAGCCAAGGTCGAACACCAGATAATGAAAGATATCGTTGAAGTTCATGTGGCTTACAACAATGCTGATGATAATGGAGTATTGAGCATAGCTAAAAATTTATCTGATGGTAGTGACCTAAGAACGACAAAGGCGACTATTACTTTACCAGTAGTAGCAAATGTAGGCGATAAAGTAGATGTTTCATTTAAGATAGATGGCGATGAGATTCAAACCGCAAGCATAAGCATAAAAGGTGGCGATACCAAAGAAACGGCTTTACAAATTTCATTTGCAGAAATTTCATATGAAAAAGATGGCATTGTAAAAACACAAATCGTTCCTGCTATACCTGGTGGAAGAGGAAAACCATTTTTCTTTGAGATAGATGCGCCAGTTGAGCCAGGTAAGTCCGCTACGACAGATATTACATATACTGGCTCAAACCAGTTTATAAAACACGATATAGATACGGCAAGTATCGATGTGCAAGGGCTATCTGCGCCGATCATCACAGAAGTTAGCGATGATGTTGCTGGAGGCGTTGAAAACAGCCAGGTGCTAAGAGATGGCGGTCTAACAAACGACAATACTCCTAGTATAAAAGGCACAGCGGATGCAAATTCTGTGGTTAATATCTATGATAACGGCACTATTATCGGCTCTACACAGGCTAGTAGTGATGGCAAATTTGTATTTACCCCAAGTAGCGCTTTAAGTGATGGCTTGCATAAATTTACGGCTACCGCTTTTGTTGGTGGAGTTATGAGTGAAATTTCTAATGCATATAGCGTAAATGTAGATACAAAAGTTGATTTTGAGCTTGAAGCAGAGCAGTCTAGCAAAGATATAAACGGCAACTATACAAAAGTCGTAACCATAAATCCGCAAGAAAAAGAAGCTTTATCTATCGTGCTTAAAGATGAGGCAAACCCAAATGCCATCATCTCAAAACCGATAATGCAAACTGATGGCTCATATAAGATCACTATTGACTATGGTAAAACAGCACCAAATGCAGGTAAAATTTCAGCCACAGCAACTGATATGGCTGGAAATACAAATAGCACGGAAGTGATTACTCAAAAAACTACCAAAACCATAAAAGTAGAGCCTTCACAGCTTGGCTTTAGTAGCTCATCTTATGTGTATAAGCTTTCAGGCGAGCATTTGGCTAATATTAGTGGCATTAATATAGATGCAGAATACGGCGAATATGTTGATAAAGGCGGGATTAGAGCGATACAAAGAGTTATAGATTCTAAACATATAAGCCCATCATCTGATTTAAGTGGTAATAAATTTAGTGACGCAAGGGTAGTTTATGACCAAGATGTTAAAAACGCCGGAGAATCTGAAGGCTTAATAGTAGATAAAGCTTTTGTTATGAAGGGACATATAAATGTAGAAAATGGTAGCAACACTTTATATGTAAAAGCCTCTGTCACGGACTCAGTTATAGTTGTAAAAATAGATGACACATATGTTACAAACTATGCATCAAAGCCATTTGGGTCAGACACCTACACTGTCGATCTAACAAAATTTGGCATAGATATGTCAAGCGGACTACATAGTGTTGAAATTTTAATAGGCGTTCCAAGCGCTCAATATGATAGGCTTACGGGCGATAAAGAGATAAGCGTAGGGCTTATTGATAGCGATGGAAGCAAAGTTACATTTGGACAAAAATCTTCTGCTATGAATCTGAGCAATGTATTTGATGAAACATTAGATGTATCTAGTATACCTGAAAATGCTACATTTGATGATAAAACAAAGTCATTTGTATACGAATCTTCTGACACCTCAGCACAAAGTGCAAAAACCACAGACCCGTTAGCAGCTGATGATAATGCAAATACGATAAATGGTAGCGAAAAAGATGAGTATATCGATGCCAAAGCTGGCATAGATCGCTTATTTGGTGGAGATGGTGATGATAGCATACTTTATGATGAAAATGATGAGCTTATTGATGGTGGAAGTGGTCATGATAAGCTTATGGCTTCAGATAAGGGCACGATAAATCTTGATAAAGTAGCCGAGCACTCTAAGAATATCGAAGAAGTAGATGTATCAGGTGGCAACTCTACAACGATAAATATAAACTTAACCGATGTCGTAGCTCTAACCGATGAGAATAACAAGTTAAAAATCACAGGAGATGAGGGCGATAAGGTTGATTTTAAAGATAGTGGCTGGAAAAAAGGGCAAAGCACGGCTGATGGCTATGATATATACACAAATTCTAATGACACTAGCATAATTATTGAGATAAAACAAGGCGTAGATGTCGATTTATAA
- a CDS encoding long-chain-fatty-acid--CoA ligase, whose amino-acid sequence MGYKYQNLYQNLADVAITRPKSVALYEESSKTTYIELKQKVDAVAGYLQGCGVHFGDKVAMFVQNSSEFIISYLAITTLGGVAVPINTFLKFEELAYILSDCKAKILIASSPLSKELKKVDELALERIIWIGKNQRVKPKQTQNEQDEYGESLYLDGAANMSCEKDVSFDDALACQRSVEILKQPTLNDLVHIIYTSGTTGKPKGAMITYKNIISNLHGTTSRFCVRKSDRFLVFLPMFHSFTLTAMVLLPLYNGASSILIKSVFPFSNVLKQALLKRATVFLGIPSIYTAIAKAKIPWYFRWFNKIRIFVSGAAPLAQQTIDDFKVKFPRAKLIEGYGLSECSPIVSANLFEKQKLLSVGLPLDGYEVKIVDDEMVEVETGEIGEIIVKGDCVMQGYLGIKDDTTIINGWLRTGDLAKVDEDGFIFIVDRKKDLIISKGINIYPREIEEVIYKLESVEACAVIGVRDEHADEEVVAFIQPKDDVELNEKSVRTYLKSHLANYKLPKTIHIVTELPRNATGKVLKRVLKEQISKEEIAVSETSV is encoded by the coding sequence ATGGGATACAAATATCAAAACTTATATCAAAATTTAGCTGATGTAGCTATAACTAGACCAAAGTCGGTAGCACTTTATGAGGAGAGTTCAAAGACAACTTATATAGAGCTAAAACAAAAAGTAGATGCAGTGGCTGGCTATCTGCAAGGTTGTGGTGTGCATTTTGGCGATAAAGTTGCGATGTTTGTGCAAAACTCAAGTGAGTTTATCATCAGCTACCTAGCCATCACTACATTAGGCGGCGTAGCTGTACCTATAAATACCTTTTTAAAATTTGAAGAGCTTGCCTACATACTAAGCGACTGTAAAGCAAAAATTCTCATCGCATCAAGCCCTTTGTCAAAGGAGCTAAAAAAGGTTGATGAGCTAGCTCTGGAGCGCATTATATGGATCGGTAAAAATCAACGCGTTAAACCAAAACAAACACAAAATGAGCAAGATGAGTACGGAGAAAGCTTATATCTTGATGGTGCGGCAAATATGTCTTGCGAAAAAGATGTTAGCTTTGATGACGCTTTAGCGTGTCAAAGATCGGTTGAAATTTTAAAACAACCAACACTAAACGATCTTGTGCACATCATATACACCTCTGGTACAACAGGCAAGCCAAAAGGTGCCATGATAACATATAAAAATATAATATCAAATTTGCACGGAACTACAAGTAGATTTTGCGTAAGAAAGAGTGATAGATTTTTGGTATTTTTACCGATGTTTCATAGCTTTACACTAACTGCGATGGTTCTTTTGCCTCTTTATAATGGCGCTTCTAGTATTTTAATAAAATCTGTTTTTCCATTTTCAAATGTTTTAAAACAAGCTTTGTTAAAAAGAGCAACTGTATTTTTAGGGATCCCATCTATTTATACGGCTATAGCAAAGGCAAAAATTCCTTGGTATTTTCGCTGGTTTAATAAGATTAGAATTTTTGTTAGCGGTGCCGCGCCACTTGCACAACAAACTATTGATGACTTTAAGGTAAAATTCCCACGAGCAAAGCTCATAGAAGGATATGGGCTTAGCGAATGCTCTCCGATAGTCTCAGCAAATTTATTTGAAAAGCAAAAACTTTTAAGTGTAGGACTTCCTCTTGATGGATATGAGGTAAAGATAGTTGATGATGAAATGGTGGAAGTTGAAACTGGCGAGATAGGCGAGATAATCGTCAAAGGCGACTGCGTTATGCAAGGATACCTTGGTATAAAAGATGATACGACGATTATAAATGGCTGGCTAAGGACTGGAGACTTGGCAAAAGTTGATGAAGATGGTTTTATATTTATAGTAGATAGAAAAAAAGATCTTATAATTTCAAAAGGTATAAATATATATCCTCGCGAGATAGAAGAGGTTATTTACAAACTAGAAAGCGTTGAAGCATGTGCTGTTATAGGTGTAAGAGATGAGCATGCTGATGAGGAAGTTGTGGCGTTTATACAGCCAAAAGATGATGTTGAGCTAAACGAAAAGAGCGTAAGAACCTACCTAAAGTCACACCTTGCAAACTATAAGCTTCCAAAAACTATACATATAGTCACAGAGCTTCCTAGAAATGCGACTGGCAAGGTCTTAAAACGCGTTTTAAAAGAGCAAATTTCAAAAGAGGAAATAGCTGTCAGTGAAACATCTGTTTGA
- a CDS encoding pyridoxamine 5'-phosphate oxidase family protein, whose translation MRRKDRELSQDEALHIIDSAQYAVVSCIDGGEIFSVPISIVRDKDSIFLHGAKGGSKASLFQDGKDVELVCVIDIKVPKFSKEQIDSILEQGKVSSIFTTEYKSAIAKTKAYEVSDDERKIYALKILSQKYTPQYMKHFDDAIKESLKITKIYELKIQTLSAKAKII comes from the coding sequence ATGCGTAGAAAAGATAGAGAGCTTAGTCAAGATGAAGCTTTGCATATCATAGATAGCGCACAGTATGCCGTGGTTTCATGCATAGATGGAGGTGAAATTTTTTCTGTGCCGATTTCTATCGTAAGAGACAAGGATAGCATTTTTTTGCACGGTGCAAAAGGCGGTAGCAAAGCTAGTCTATTTCAGGATGGTAAAGATGTTGAATTGGTTTGCGTCATAGATATTAAGGTGCCAAAGTTTAGCAAAGAGCAAATCGATAGCATCTTAGAACAAGGCAAAGTATCAAGTATCTTTACGACAGAGTACAAAAGCGCCATTGCAAAGACAAAAGCGTATGAAGTGAGCGATGATGAGCGAAAAATTTATGCACTTAAAATCTTAAGCCAAAAATATACACCACAATACATGAAACATTTTGACGACGCTATAAAAGAAAGCTTAAAGATAACAAAAATTTATGAACTTAAAATCCAAACCCTAAGCGCCAAAGCAAAAATCATATAA
- a CDS encoding ATP-binding protein produces MKHLFEFLNTETSASKVDTLISCTKNEREILKTLTKNYIQGSSSVVVYELFAQLYDTSKNEHLSHLDDIKSLYDKGWITQSFGFFKEQKANFALLSLLHSEISLSNSFLKLLEVGSLSLELPEISAYSDHLGYLKDQFLRIELYEKRSLFSGSSKAKKHINEQILECETHIKKCLELSKINLKIEQIFKENGLNEKEQILFLALLKQEYIVGEQMGAELSSLLALIGDDEFERASAKNLLDESSKLVENGLIEYDEILNAFGNITQSFFIQDEILQEIMHPQSTKTDKKLKLENIVKEQEIFELIEPTTNINDVVLNEQTKELLESILKQVDKKVLARLNSWGVKSRKGIDAKIIFYGEAGTGKTMSAVSLAKSLKKQVLSFDCSKILSKYVGESEQNVRKIFDSYKEICKKTKSEPVLLLNEADQFLSTRVSGGNNIDKMHNQMQNIFLEQIERFEGVLIATTNFLESLDSAFSRRFDYKIEFKKPDFKARLAIWRKILPENASFEDGFDVAKLAEYSLSGAQIVLVLKNTALKVATKDDGIFCFEDFKAAIERELSSAFGEEKRVGLLR; encoded by the coding sequence GTGAAACATCTGTTTGAGTTTTTAAACACAGAGACATCGGCTAGCAAAGTAGATACTCTTATAAGTTGCACCAAAAATGAGCGTGAAATTTTAAAAACGCTTACCAAAAACTACATACAAGGTAGTTCTAGTGTGGTTGTTTATGAGCTTTTTGCTCAACTTTATGATACAAGCAAAAATGAGCATTTAAGCCACTTAGATGATATAAAATCACTATATGATAAGGGTTGGATAACTCAAAGTTTTGGTTTTTTCAAAGAGCAAAAAGCAAATTTTGCCCTACTTTCACTTTTGCACTCTGAAATTTCATTAAGCAATAGTTTTTTAAAACTGCTTGAAGTTGGCTCGCTAAGCCTTGAACTGCCTGAAATTTCAGCCTATAGCGACCATCTTGGCTACTTAAAAGATCAATTTTTACGCATAGAACTTTATGAAAAAAGGTCACTTTTTTCAGGCTCATCAAAAGCAAAAAAACATATAAATGAACAAATTTTAGAATGCGAAACTCATATTAAAAAATGTCTTGAATTAAGTAAAATAAATCTAAAAATAGAGCAAATTTTTAAAGAAAATGGTCTAAATGAAAAAGAGCAGATACTCTTTCTAGCGCTTTTAAAGCAAGAATATATCGTCGGCGAGCAAATGGGTGCTGAGCTATCAAGCCTGCTTGCATTGATAGGAGACGATGAATTTGAAAGGGCAAGTGCTAAAAATTTGCTTGATGAGAGCTCAAAGCTCGTTGAAAACGGGCTTATAGAATATGATGAGATATTAAATGCATTTGGCAATATAACTCAAAGTTTTTTTATACAAGATGAAATTTTGCAAGAGATAATGCACCCACAAAGCACCAAAACCGACAAGAAACTAAAGCTAGAAAATATCGTAAAAGAGCAAGAAATTTTTGAACTTATAGAGCCGACTACAAACATAAATGATGTTGTGTTAAACGAACAGACAAAAGAGCTGTTAGAGTCTATATTAAAGCAGGTTGATAAAAAGGTTTTAGCGCGACTAAATAGTTGGGGAGTTAAGTCTCGCAAAGGAATTGATGCAAAGATTATATTTTATGGTGAGGCTGGGACTGGAAAAACCATGAGTGCTGTAAGCCTAGCAAAAAGCCTAAAAAAGCAGGTTCTTAGCTTTGACTGCTCAAAAATTTTAAGCAAATATGTGGGCGAGAGTGAACAAAATGTTAGGAAAATTTTTGACAGCTATAAAGAAATTTGCAAAAAGACGAAGTCTGAACCAGTTTTACTTTTAAATGAAGCAGATCAGTTTTTAAGCACAAGAGTTAGCGGTGGAAATAATATTGACAAAATGCACAATCAAATGCAAAATATATTCTTAGAGCAGATTGAGCGTTTTGAAGGTGTATTAATCGCTACTACAAACTTCCTAGAAAGCCTTGATAGTGCTTTTTCGCGCAGGTTTGATTATAAGATCGAATTTAAAAAGCCAGACTTTAAAGCCAGACTTGCTATCTGGAGAAAAATTTTACCAGAAAATGCCAGTTTTGAAGATGGTTTTGATGTTGCAAAACTAGCAGAATATAGCTTAAGTGGCGCACAGATTGTGTTGGTATTAAAAAATACCGCACTAAAAGTTGCAACAAAAGATGATGGAATTTTTTGCTTTGAAGACTTTAAGGCAGCCATTGAGCGTGAGCTAAGCTCGGCATTTGGCGAAGAAAAAAGAGTTGGGCTTTTAAGATAG